One Dermacentor albipictus isolate Rhodes 1998 colony chromosome 10, USDA_Dalb.pri_finalv2, whole genome shotgun sequence genomic window, aatagaattagagggcgacaaacatattcactccctctagtaaatacacagggcaatacactgcaagatcaggccgactcacttggggagcactttgagagcgtatcaagttcaaatcattattcgcaatccttcctgaaatataaacaaatagaaaaacgtaagccattaacaagaaaatgtcgagagaatgagccttacaaccgtacACTTAGTactgccgaattgagagctgccctgagcgcatgcaagagctccgcaccaggatctgatagccatatatgaaatgctcaaacacttacacaatgacacgcaggttacactactcgcacttttcaacaccatctgggatgcagggtaccttctcaccgcgtggaaggaagccattgtggtccctgttttgaaacaaggcaaagacccttcctcagtggcaagttaccgcccgatagccctcacaagttgcatttgtaaggtgtttgaaaaaatgataaatcggcgactcattcatttccttgaacagagcaaaatgcttgatcagccttgttacgcccactgcagggcaaaggtctctcccatacttctcaaacaaccccggtcatgtactaattgtggccatgttgtccctgcaaagttctGATTCTCTTAAGCTTGATATATATACATAGTGTTCAGTTACATTGGCGCGTAACCATAGAAGCGACGTCGCACCTGTCAAATCAATGAGGCGACGGGATTTGCCGCCAAGCCGTGCTACGGTGATGGCGGGAATGTTCAGCCGCAATTCGAACTATTTCATTTAGCCGAATAATgattattaagaggaagctttagctcgggcccaactccatgTTATACTTGTAAAACGCGGAACCgcttttccgagataacccctggaccgatttgcATGAAACTTGTTTCATTGGAGAGATAAAAGCAAATTCTAGTGATTGCTGGGAGCAGAATTTTGATTTGGCACCCGAATTTAGTAAAAAGGAatcttgaaaaattcgaaagttcaaAAGAAATGGAAGTACAAGGTTTAGAAAttattagctctgcatcaaacACAGATatggcggttctgtaaacggcatccattagatcatccCAAGCGCACAAGTTCAATATGTTTAATTATGTTACGCGAATTCGTTACGTTCTGTAAAAGGGTTCtacaaaagccgtatttccatgaTACAAACCTTTTTTTTAGATTCTTGTTGACATATTACAATTGTCcgctttatatttatttttatatgcAATTAACATATTTGTGATATGGTTTTTCATTGCTGGGCTACAGTAGTAAACTTGATAGGTTCGATTTCACAAAATGTGCGATTTTTGTCAATGTTAATAAAATGATTTACgacagaaataaaaaatttcAAACAAACATTCACTGGATTTTAAGTTTTCGTTTTAAATCgaacaaacctcgtcaaaattggtgcagcatttggcgagaaaaacgaattctccttttacaagtATTTGGATGGCGCTCGTGGGACGAAATACCCGCTGTCCGGCGTTATGAAACCCAAATTCATGGCACCAAAATTCGTCAGGAGTCCTACCCACTCcctgtggtgttaattagggcaaattCAATTAAGACCCATGATCTTTTGTGGCAGTCAGAGTCTCGACCTGCGCTGTTAATAAGGGCGTTTGAAGTCAATTTCTTTATAAGAAAGCGTGAAACCGAGGGGAGGGAGCGTTAGCAcgacctgtggtgttaattaaAACAAGGTAATTAAGATACAGCTAACAAAGGCATTCGAACCCACGATTTTTGGTGGAAGTGAAACCCTCTTGGAGATATGGGCAAACCAGCCATATCAAGTTGTATTCGATTTACATTGGCGAACGCCGAAAATCGGACCGTGGAACTTTGGctttaattaaggcgaagttaattgagGTACTCTAACCAGTGGTACCCCTGAACTTTCGTTTGAATCGAACTGACGACTTGAGGGGTTAATTAAGCCAAACTTAATTCAGGCACAGTATatgaggacataaagcactcgtGTCTACGACCTCAGGTGGGTGTCGAACCCACTTGGCGATTTAAGCAAACCAGTGAtttctccaagttggattccaattaaCATCGTGAGGTCGAGAGTCGAACCAATGATCTTTGGTGTTGTGTTTATTAGGTGGAGTTAACTAGGGCACAATTTATTAAGGTAGATTTAATTAGGACTCTCTAATCCACCACCTTTGATGGGAGAAAGGTATCGGGAAGTAAAAATGCATTAGAATGAAAATGACAAGTATTGTAATGAATGTCTCATGAGCGGGCAGGCTTTCGCcatcatcctctttagcgtatgcagAAGTGAGTGACTTTCTTTTTCTGGCAATAACATTGATTTAAATCTGTGTGACAGCTCCTTCTCGCTAACAGGTCTTTTTCTTCCCTTTAAGAAAGCTACTACTCTGAGGTATATCTTTAAATGTTTTTTCGCGCTACGGTGCCATAGACAAAATATTGATTATTGGACAAAGTTTGAAGATGTAACCTAGTGTTTTAGCAGATGAAAGAGTATTGTACAGGGTGCCCCACCCAACTTTAGCTAAGCTTTtcagcgcaaaaaaagaaaaacttaaagaaCGTGGGCCAAGAAACATTTATAAAGCCTGGGATGTTTCGTTGTCAGTGGTCTGTCGATTAAACACCATAAGTCTCTTAAGATCCTATCGGGCAACGTGTtctttaaatcttttttttcctGAACAGTTTGGCTAACGTGAGCTGGGATGGCCTGTATATGCATCTTTGTTTAATATGATGGATTTCTCGATACCCCTTGGTTTTCGTTTCAggtcaaatgctggaatgcagAACACGGCTGCGCCAAGGTTCTCGCTGCATCAGAGCAAATCAAGCATTTTTGCGAAGACTGTGACCACCACTCTTTGTCCTGTCCCAAATGTTCGAAGGTCGTGCTCCGTAGAGATGTGTGCGCGCATCTACAGAGCAAATGCAGAGATTACGCAGTGTCCACGACGCCCGGTTCTTCGCAAACGATCCACAGTTACAGCCAGGAAATGATGTCAGCTGTGAATGCAAGCATGGACGTGCGTGTAGGTGAAATGAAAGACAGGCTAGACCAAGTTATTAGAGATTCTAACGGCCATAGTGACCGACTCGACGAGATTTTACATTGCGTGAACACGATGAAAGAAATGCTGCTAGAGGTATCATGTAGAAGTAGAACACTTGAGAACGTTGCATCACAAACAGCAGCAAGCATATCCTGCTCCAAAGCAATACAGGAAGCTTTGATTGTGCACAGTGAAAAGTTGCAGGAGCTTGCACAAAGTACAAGCAATTCTAATCAAGCACATGCGAAAGCTTTGGAAGACACGAATCGATCTTTAGAACACCTGAAAGAAAATACGGCAAACACGCTGCAAGCCGAATTACGGGAACGTTCGGTGGCTGACACCACTGCTCTCAAGAAAGTTTCAGACAACGTCGGTACGCTGGCGGAGACCTTCGGAAAACTGTTGCAGGATGCCACGAACACAATCTGCACAAATCTGGCAGAAAGTAATGGTAGGATTGGTGAAGCGAAAGACCGTGCGGAACAAAGCGTATTGAGtgcaacaaaacaaaaagaactcGCCCTAAACACTCTCAATATTAGGCGATACGAGTTTTTTGTGAAAGGACTGAAAGCAATCGAAGACAGCACACATTCAAAAGGTTTTCATACTTACAAATGTGAAAACATATACATGTGTGGCTATCACTTGTCCCCAGGAGTTCACCTACGAAAAGTGAAGGAGCGTGTATTCCTGCAGGCTAGATTACAGCTACACAAGGGAGTGATTGATGAATATCTTCAGTGGcctttcaatgagaaaattcagtTGACTATCAAACATCCATCGAGATCCAAGCAGTGCCAGATGTCAGAAAACACTATAGATTCACTCAAGTGGTATGGAAGACCCGAAGAATCAAGTAACCCTGCAGTGGGTTTCAGCGCCATTTCATTCCGCTTGGATGACCTGAAGCATGAAGGATACGTCACGGACGACAGCCTTCATGTACTGTGGGAGCTTGTTCCAAAAGACTTAGAGAAATAACAATGATGGGTGCACTTTACGTATTTTCGCAAACAGTTAAGCTGTTGAAACTGTTATGAATGAACATCACTCTTCCACGTACCCgtgtagaaaataaaataaagcttgCTTCGTAGCTGTATATAGTACCTCTTGTATATCTATGAATAAAATCGACGTCCTATTGCCAGTAATTGCTGACTATAAAGTAGGGCTGAATCTTGGCTCGTGTCTTTCGAAGGAAGTCCGTTGTAGATGACTCCAAGTTGGAAAGGACACTGTTGTATTATGTGACTTTGTCCTTGAATGAACACTTGTTGCTCTTAGAATATGGAAATTGCCACTCTCAAGAATGGCCTTTCATTGCTGCAGAACGACTCCAAGTCGGGCGGAAgattggtgttttttttttgctacaatgCACAGACGCCTTCCTCATAACTTTTCGCAAACTCCTTTCAGACATACGATGCTTGTTTTCCATGCACGAAGAGTAACAATGTCGAAAGTATACGTATAGCGCCGCTATAGTTAGATTGTGTGGTAAAAAGTGCTGACAATGTAGCTTGTGTTATTTAGCCAATAAAATCAATGGTAAATAAATTTCAGAAATAAGGCTCTTTAGAACAAAGGCGTGAAATACGTGTAAAATGAGACTGtcaatttgcaatttttttgcaATACAGTATTTTTAAGCCATTTTACTGCCAATTGGTTCACGGGCGAAAATTTTCTAGGTTTCTACGATTTCGCCATTTCTAATATAGCGCATTGCTAGCGGTGGCTGCTAGGAGTGAAAGCTGGCATGGTCCATTGGGCTTAAACTTGTGGCTAATGTCAAACCAGTGGCACTGTTCCCTTTATAAGGTGTAGAGAGGCGTTGTATTAATGGTGAGACTGATTCTTTTTTTCCCTAAAGAGCCTCGCAGAATTATTTCTCGTGCTTTGGCCAGGTTTCAGTAAAAGACACGACCGCGGTTGTTATACAGTCTCGTAGACACGCaacttttgaaaaaaatttaGCTGTTTCCTCTCAATCATTGGCAAAAGCTGTTTAGAGAACCTTGCGCTAAGAAGACAAGAAATACTAGTTCACCTAAGGGTTTTACATTAGTTTTGAATCATTACTGTTCAATTCAACGGCGCTGAGCGGTGCTTAGAGTTTTTCGCTGGGACAAATGTACCTTAGCGGTACATTAGTACCCGAGCCAGCAAGTAGCAGCAGCCTGCCGTGCCAATGCCGCCtacgcggcgatgccctctcccctcacacaacAGCTGGCGCACCTGTGGTGCTCACCCACGACGTGTTCGCGCAGCCAATGGCTATGTGAGTGTACGTGTCGTGTTCCTGCTACATACAGAACCGGCTTTATCACTCAACGGACTATTTGGCGCTTTCCGATGAAAAACAGTAAGAAAATTCCGAGCAGTTGATTTATACGCTTACGATTTATACAATGCGACGGACGAAATGCTTTCGTATGTAAGAGCTATCGCAAACACATGCACGTACACACGCGCAAGCGTGTGTACGTGCATCTGCTCGATCAATTTTGCTCGATCAACTCAACATCGATCGGGGAAAATCGGGATCCAGTGGCCATGCAACTGTACCCGGCCCAGATCGAGTTTTATGGCAATCTAAAGGAACAATTCGACATGGGAATAAAATGGTAGGCTCCGGCGTACAGCGCGCCAGAGCGAAATGAAGCATGCATCGCCAACACCGAGGCGTGAATTAAAAATCGGTAAACCTATTAGCAGCCCAACACGGTAGCCACTCAGCAAGCACCATGGGTGTCTTTAACACTGCTGAACCACCCAGTACACGCCCCACCCTGAAGGCGGCCCTGATTTTGTGCTTGTGCATCTCCGGTTTCACGAACGACTTCAACGTCTGCAGAGCAACCCCTTTGGTCATTTTCGGCTAGCATTTCTCGTTTGCTATCTGCGCAGAAGCaaatttgaagaaaagaaaactgccTGTAGAACTCATCCTATTATGACTGTCGACGGGATAGCGTTAACATTGAATCAATactgttacgcgaaggacgagtccgTAAGACGAACAACTATTTAAAGGTTATATTTGCAatagcggttgcagcgctgaccacttagattcacagcgcgaga contains:
- the LOC139050981 gene encoding TNF receptor-associated factor 5-like isoform X1, which codes for MASQGQQYTLCGFAQELDWRHLHFVEPLPAHRICKACGVVPSIIAFLPCQHVLCRSCYEHCLLDDARACPLDGDHFLEEDAEWIQFPLENLLKRKVKCWNAEHGCAKVLAASEQIKHFCEDCDHHSLSCPKCSKVVLRRDVCAHLQSKCRDYAVSTTPGSSQTIHSYSQEMMSAVNASMDVRVGEMKDRLDQVIRDSNGHSDRLDEILHCVNTMKEMLLEVSCRSRTLENVASQTAASISCSKAIQEALIVHSEKLQELAQSTSNSNQAHAKALEDTNRSLEHLKENTANTLQAELRERSVADTTALKKVSDNVGTLAETFGKLLQDATNTICTNLAESNGRIGEAKDRAEQSVLSATKQKELALNTLNIRRYEFFVKGLKAIEDSTHSKGFHTYKCENIYMCGYHLSPGVHLRKVKERVFLQARLQLHKGVIDEYLQWPFNEKIQLTIKHPSRSKQCQMSENTIDSLKWYGRPEESSNPAVGFSAISFRLDDLKHEGYVTDDSLHVLWELVPKDLEK
- the LOC139050981 gene encoding uncharacterized protein isoform X2; this translates as MEQWKALRRDGSTAESQVKCWNAEHGCAKVLAASEQIKHFCEDCDHHSLSCPKCSKVVLRRDVCAHLQSKCRDYAVSTTPGSSQTIHSYSQEMMSAVNASMDVRVGEMKDRLDQVIRDSNGHSDRLDEILHCVNTMKEMLLEVSCRSRTLENVASQTAASISCSKAIQEALIVHSEKLQELAQSTSNSNQAHAKALEDTNRSLEHLKENTANTLQAELRERSVADTTALKKVSDNVGTLAETFGKLLQDATNTICTNLAESNGRIGEAKDRAEQSVLSATKQKELALNTLNIRRYEFFVKGLKAIEDSTHSKGFHTYKCENIYMCGYHLSPGVHLRKVKERVFLQARLQLHKGVIDEYLQWPFNEKIQLTIKHPSRSKQCQMSENTIDSLKWYGRPEESSNPAVGFSAISFRLDDLKHEGYVTDDSLHVLWELVPKDLEK